In one window of Chitinophagales bacterium DNA:
- a CDS encoding outer membrane beta-barrel protein: protein MEIVNAQEKRPKDPVAFGVEISPIIPSNLFRITATEMQDDNFQVTRTPNSGFKAAAMIRFGLSGKFAMQTGIGYIRRHFTLDAQIDDIKLEALKVRAINYEIPLGATYYVHLTPEFLMSITLGAAANFLPKDIISSNDDILQGTIQRSWVTPSFFLNYGFEYRTKDYGFFYLGFSYNIFILNMYDNEVVYDYNGPAQKTVVSPIRGDYFGILIRYFFPVDGWKNL, encoded by the coding sequence ATGGAAATTGTTAATGCTCAGGAGAAAAGACCCAAAGACCCCGTGGCTTTTGGCGTTGAAATTTCCCCTATTATACCCAGTAATCTTTTCAGGATTACGGCTACTGAAATGCAGGATGACAATTTTCAGGTAACGAGAACTCCTAATTCAGGATTCAAAGCTGCAGCAATGATCCGCTTTGGGCTTTCGGGCAAATTTGCCATGCAAACAGGTATAGGCTATATCAGAAGGCATTTTACATTGGATGCGCAAATAGATGATATTAAGTTGGAAGCGCTAAAAGTGCGTGCCATCAATTACGAAATACCTTTGGGCGCTACTTATTATGTGCATTTGACACCTGAATTTTTAATGTCCATCACCCTGGGAGCGGCTGCCAATTTTTTGCCCAAGGACATTATCAGCTCAAATGATGATATTTTGCAAGGCACCATTCAGCGCTCTTGGGTTACGCCTTCTTTCTTTTTAAATTACGGCTTTGAATACCGCACAAAGGATTACGGCTTTTTCTATTTGGGCTTTTCCTACAATATTTTTATACTGAATATGTACGACAACGAGGTGGTGTATGATTACAATGGCCCTGCCCAAAAAACTGTGGTTTCACCAATCAGAGGGGATTATTTTGGAATATTGATCCGCTACTTTTTTCCTGTGGATGGCTGGAAGAATTTGTGA
- a CDS encoding nucleotidyltransferase — protein MEFILLANEEGVKMLMVGGAAVNYYGYQRHSADVDFWIDTSSQNLKKLLVVLQKLGYEIDALPESVKNKQQNISLKFSPEILNIELITNFSVNKSFEEAYKDADIENVEGQKFWHIISIDDLITSKLKSGRNKDYLDVMELKKLHGK, from the coding sequence ATGGAATTTATCTTATTAGCCAATGAAGAAGGTGTGAAAATGCTAATGGTTGGTGGTGCTGCCGTAAATTATTATGGTTATCAAAGGCATTCTGCCGATGTTGATTTTTGGATTGATACAAGCAGTCAAAATTTAAAAAAGCTGCTCGTTGTTTTACAGAAGCTGGGCTATGAAATTGATGCTTTACCAGAATCGGTAAAAAACAAGCAACAAAATATTTCCCTGAAATTTTCACCCGAAATATTGAATATAGAATTGATTACCAATTTTTCAGTCAACAAGTCATTTGAGGAAGCATATAAGGATGCTGATATTGAAAATGTTGAAGGTCAAAAATTCTGGCACATCATCTCTATTGACGACCTAATTACCAGCAAACTAAAATCGGGAAGAAATAAAGATTATTTAGATGTAATGGAATTGAAAAAATTACACGGGAAATAA
- a CDS encoding type II toxin-antitoxin system RelE/ParE family toxin, whose amino-acid sequence MSFEIVYTDNFKRELKRLIKKHRSIKNDLKILIEQLEENPEMGVSIGSNCFKIRLAIASKRKGKSSGARIITQVFVSNRYVYLLSIYDKSDKENIRDKELKKLLISHDKNNQNENRIYYQSGEQTQTAGGIPKAQTH is encoded by the coding sequence ATGAGCTTTGAAATTGTTTATACTGATAATTTTAAACGTGAGTTAAAACGGCTTATTAAGAAACATCGCTCAATCAAAAATGATCTAAAAATACTCATCGAGCAATTGGAAGAAAATCCTGAAATGGGGGTTTCAATTGGTTCAAATTGTTTTAAAATCAGGCTTGCAATTGCTTCAAAAAGAAAGGGAAAATCAAGTGGTGCAAGAATTATCACCCAGGTATTTGTTTCAAACAGGTATGTTTACTTACTCTCCATTTATGATAAAAGCGACAAAGAAAATATTCGTGATAAAGAGTTGAAAAAACTTCTAATAAGCCATGATAAAAACAACCAAAATGAAAATCGAATTTACTACCAAAGCGGAGAGCAAACGCAAACAGCAGGAGGAATTCCTAAAGCTCAAACCCATTGA
- a CDS encoding ATP-binding protein, translating into MRLALVLVLLTSFLKWGTQPCPCGYYNHPEKECVCAPGMVQKYLNKISGPLLDRIDLHVEVTPLSISDLAEKRESENSNVIRERVIKARAIQEKRFEQHDDVYCNAQMTSKNVKEYCQLNKISLNLLTKAMEKLQLSARAYDRILKVARTIADLDNKAEIDASHIAEAIQFRSLDRENWAG; encoded by the coding sequence ATGCGACTGGCTTTGGTTTTAGTGCTTTTAACGTCTTTTTTAAAATGGGGTACGCAACCATGCCCTTGTGGCTACTACAACCACCCCGAAAAGGAATGCGTATGTGCACCGGGTATGGTACAAAAGTACTTAAACAAAATATCCGGCCCATTGCTCGATCGCATTGATCTGCATGTGGAAGTCACCCCTTTATCCATTTCTGATTTGGCTGAAAAACGGGAAAGCGAAAACAGCAATGTCATTCGCGAAAGGGTGATTAAAGCGAGGGCCATTCAGGAAAAGCGATTTGAACAGCACGATGATGTGTATTGCAATGCGCAGATGACCTCTAAAAATGTAAAGGAATATTGCCAACTGAATAAAATCAGCCTGAACCTGCTGACCAAGGCCATGGAAAAATTACAGCTTTCGGCCCGCGCCTACGATCGCATTCTGAAAGTAGCCCGCACCATTGCCGATTTGGACAATAAGGCAGAAATTGATGCCAGCCATATTGCCGAGGCCATACAGTTTAGAAGCTTGGATCGGGAGAATTGGGCGGGGTGA
- a CDS encoding helix-turn-helix transcriptional regulator produces MVAYPILKKTLKALKPKPVAYPTKITTIGDHIRKKRLDLGLYQKDVAQIIGVTTDTITFWEKGRSKPTIKQMPKIITFLGYNPCIKKAKTIGEKLYQYRIENGVTVKELIKLIKIDRQTILKIEGNDYVSKKISKRAGDFMNNNERI; encoded by the coding sequence ATGGTTGCGTACCCCATTTTAAAAAAGACGTTAAAAGCACTAAAACCAAAGCCAGTCGCATACCCCACCAAAATTACAACAATTGGTGATCATATCCGAAAGAAACGCTTAGACTTAGGATTGTATCAAAAAGATGTAGCTCAAATCATTGGAGTTACCACCGACACGATCACCTTTTGGGAAAAAGGAAGGTCAAAACCGACTATCAAACAAATGCCTAAGATCATAACATTCTTAGGGTATAATCCTTGTATAAAAAAGGCAAAGACCATCGGAGAAAAACTCTATCAATACCGGATTGAAAATGGTGTGACTGTAAAAGAGTTAATTAAGCTTATAAAGATAGACAGGCAGACGATATTGAAGATTGAGGGTAATGATTATGTTTCTAAAAAAATCTCAAAAAGAGCGGGTGATTTTATGAATAATAATGAAAGGATTTAA